The sequence CTTCTGTTCTTATGGTAAGTTAGTATGTGGCGATGCTACGTCCGTCccgactatatatatatgttaatttacTCCACCTTTCTCAGCTCTCTTTATACtgactaataatatttttatattgagTAATAATATTAATAGATATGGACAAGGCTTTTATGGAAGTTTTTTTATGGACGCTACTTACCTTCGTACTGACTTGGACGACATACCACGTCACCAACAGGAGGAAGAAGGCAACGAAGTTGGCGGATGTGGCCGTGGAGGAGATACGATACGGTGGTCCTGACGTCATCATCGTCGGAGCTGGTGTTGGCGGCTCAGCTCTCGCCTATGCTCTTGCTAAGGTACATACAATGGCGTTGACACTTGACAGTTTTGCTTCCGAGTATTCCACTAATGATAGAATAACAACTCTCTGTATAAATCGTTTTTAGTATCATTGTATATAGggattttagtaattaaactcctcgactaaagatgaatcgtaaaaaaaactcTCAACTAAAAATTTTGTGAAATAAACCATCAACTTTAATttcgttaacatatgttatcctccgtctaaaaaaccgtgacggagggtgacatacgATAACGGTTTACAAGTTAAGggtttataattttcaaaacttagttgaggggtttttttaagataaaacccctcaactatttttgaatcatAAAAAAACCCatcaactaagttttcaacattataaaccctcaacttgtAAACCGTTAAcgtatgtcaccctccgtcacgaTTTTTTAAACGGAAGATAACATATCTTAACAGAATTAAAGTTGAAGATTTATTTCACataatttttagttgagggttttttttaaagatttatcTATAGTTGAGaagtttaattactaaaatccCTTGTATATATTGTAAGAGTTCGGGAAGGAATGAACAGtctttttcttctaaaaatgtaatatgatataaataaaaagcttatacattaatttttttatatacattaatttttgGGGTTGGagcttatatataaaaattgggTTGAAGGATGGACGTCGAGTACATGTGATAGAGAGGGACATGAGAGAGCCAGAGAGAATGATGGGGGAGTTTATGCAGCCAGGAGGACGACTCTTTCTTTCTAAGCTTGATCTTCAAGGTAtgtatcttcttctctttcatttACATTTACATTAAGACCGATATATATTGTGTCCAGGACCGGATCTGAATTTTGTAAgccataaatatttaaaaattaaatttgtgtgtttatatataaaaagattgtTTGGAGGGAATAGACGCACAGAAAGCCACCGGCTTGACACTTTATAAGGACGGAAAAGAAGCCGCCTCACCTTTTCCGGTGGAGGACAACAAATTCCCTTATGAACCATCTGCTCGAATGTTTTACAATGGCCGTTTTGTCCAGAGACTGCGCCAAAAGGCCTCTTCTCTTCCCAAGTAtgttaattattatgttacGACTTACGAGTTTTAACTAGAAAGTATAAAGAGATTCAGTCGAGCATATAAGAAAGAGGAATCATTCATTCTATTCATAACTAACTCTTTGTTAGTTTATGAGAGCTAGGTTGACCCAACATAAGCTTTGTTGTGCATGTGATTTAATTGAGTGTATAAAAGATATGAATTTAATCTTTGGCAAATAGATTATGAGACAAAAAAATCTTGGAAAAaattaattcatatatatatatatatatatatatatatatttctttaattCATCTTAAATGTTTCTAcgaaaaataccaaaaaaattaagaagatatattacaatttttattataacctTTGTTAACATACTATATAATTTCATCCTAAATGTCCCTAATTCATCTTAAATGTTTCTAAAAACAATACCAAAAAATTAAGAAGGtacattacaattttttttataacctttgttaacatattatataatttctctcttgctttttattaaaataatagttaacactgaaactttatataattttttgctttgaaaatctaaaacgatttttgattgttttaaaataactataaaacaATGCTTAATATAAAATGAGGGATTATATTGgttcattattttgttttgatccTAGTTAGGTTCGTAATTTGATTTCACCAAAGTTAGGTTCATAATTTTggtgttgaccaaaaaaaaaggttcataATTTTGGTTTCACCACCAAAGTTAGGTTTGTAAAGTTACGATATGACTTCACCCTAAACGATTGGTAATGACAATAAACTCTGGTGACCAAGAAAATGAGTGGGAATAGTGAATTATATACCATTCCATATATTTTACACCATTTACAAAGAATATTTGTTTCATATGATTCTTTAACATTTGAAGAATAATAGACTACTTCCTTATCAAATTAGGAGATGaatgaatttttcttttgttttattcaTTTTCATTCATTTACTTCTTATTCCTCATATTCTTTTAATGGTTACCACTTAAGagtgtgttcaaaaaaaaaaaaacataaccaaTTAAGAGTTTGTCTGGTCTCTCTGCTATCACCTGCAAATGCAGGTTTTGTGATTGGTAACGGTTATTGGCGTTTTATAACAATCATAAAAAAATGCTACGAATCGTTTTACACCACTTCAAACCTCTCTAAATCAAAAattggttccagctagcgtttgcggttgtaTGCGGTAGCGGGaaggtaattttttttggtaaaaattatataaatataaaataaattttttaatttttttcaaagataatataaatagtaatatatgtatatataattttttaatacaattattttataaatgtaatttatatattataataatttggtttatatatatatatatatatatatatatatatataattttaaataattttaaaaaattgagataatataaatactaatatatatataagtttaatACTATgattttctaaatataatttttatatttattataagaaTATGGTATACatgtataattttaatattaattattaattattttattattgggttttaaaattatcaattttataattcaCTTTTTgtctattaattaatttttttattgattaacATTTGCATATGTGAGTAAACCATTCAAAAATGACCCGCAAACGTAACAATTTTTAAATACTGAACCAATTATGCAAAACACTTAATAACGTttgaaaccgcaaccacccgcttCTGCAAACTCCCACATCCGCAACTGCTGCGTTTAAACCAATCATATCCTAAATGGCTATACGCCCGTAAGTTCAGCCCAACTCTAGTTACATGGcaaaaaatttcttttatatggatatttataaatttcatcAAGCAATGAGAGGGGCTTACTGGAAGATAAGCCTGAAGTATTGAAAGATAAACAAGAAGTCCTAAAGATATACAAAGCTTAGATAAGAAAaatctcaaatattattttttccttCAGGATAGGGATTCAGTTCCGCTTGTGTTTAGGATTGGATCGTAACCTTGagttttttcatatataaatacgTGAAATGAAATATTTTCACTTCTTAAGAGTTATATATACTTTTGTATGAGCtttctaataaaaaaatcattacgATATTCAAATCTACACAATGATTTCCTTGTAACACTGATTAATACACCAATCATTAATTGGCAGTGTGCGACTAGAAGAAGGGACGGTGAGATCTTTGATAGAAGAAAAAGGAGTAATCAAAGGAGTGACATACAAGAACAGTTTAGGCGAAGAATCGACCGCCTTTGCACCTCTCACTGTGGTATGCGACGGTTGCTACTCGAACCTTCGTCGCTCTCTAAACGACAACAATGTGAGTATTccgatcatatatatatatatatatatatatatgtataacacTAAAATCTTATACTGAAACGTCAATGACGTAGAATTAAGCATTTGTATTCTGTGATTCGATATAGGCGGAGGTTATTTCGTACACAGTTGGTTACGTCTCAAAGAATTGTCGCCTTGAAGAACCCGAGAAGTTACACTTAATAATGGCAAAACCGTCGTTCACCATGTTGTATCAAATCAGCAGCACCGACGTTCGTTGTGCTTTTGAGCTTTTCTCTAATTATTTTCCTTCTATTGCCAATGGGGAGATGGCTTCCTTCGTGAAGAACGATCTTGCTCCTCAGGTACACATTAGGTTTGATCAATTTGACtagatatatttataaatagataACTAATTTGGTGTTATTAATTCGTAGATAAGGCATACATGTATATACACATTTAACCATCTTCGAGCGGTTCATACAGAGTATGCATTTAACATCTCTTTACATTTAATTGGTAGGTACCTCCAAAACTCcgcaaaatatttttgaaaggGATTGAAGAGGGAGCAAAAATAAAAGTGACGCCAGCAAAGAGAATGTCAGCTACCTTGAGCAGAAAAAAAGGAGTGATCGTCTTGGGAGATGCATTTAACATGCGTCATCCAGCAATCGCATCTGGAATGATGGTTTTATTGTCTGACATTCTCATTCTACGCCGTCTTCTCAAACCATTGAGAAATCTCGGTGATGCCAACAAAGTATCAGAAGTTATTAAGTGCTTTTATGTAATACGCAAGGTAAGCAAGCACCAGTGCCGGCTCTAAAGGAGTGCTGACAGTGCAAAAGCACAGGGTCCAAAAAAATTTCTACAAATTTCTTTAGGATTTAGGGCCctgtattttcaaaaaaatgtcgTTATCTGGCAAATATTGCAGGTGAATGCTCAACAAAATATGCAGGGGAGCGTGTATCACTGGGAAGAAGAAACCACAGATACGGGCCTTTAATTGAAACTGgaaactatattatatttaaatatttaagtaattCTGGTCCACAAATTTTAGCTCAGagatttttttcatttactataaacaattttcttaaaaacctATCTTAGTATAAAGCACAGGGCCCACAAAAAGTTTAAGCCGGGCCTGGCAAGCACATGCTAATCTTTAAAAATGAACATTCAAAACCTATTTATAACCTCTAACCAAaacatttttgtatataaattgcACGTGTGAAGCCGATGTCAGCAACAGTGAACACACTAGGGAATGCATTTTCGCAAGTGCTAGTTGCATCAACGGACCAAGCAAAAGAGGCGATGCGACAGGGCTGCTATGATTACCTCTCTAGTGGTGGGTTTCGCACGTCAGGCATGATGGCTCTGTTTGGCGGCATGAACCCTCGTCCGCTTTCTCTTATCTATCATTTGTTCGCTATTACTTTATCCTCCATTGGCCAACTGCTCTCTCCATTTCCATCTCCTCTTCGCATTTGGCATAGCCTCAGACTTTGTGGTGTAAGACATTATATCTTTCTTTGAACTGGCAAGTCATTAAATCTttcatttcctttttttctGGTAAACGTCATAAATTTTTCCTTATATTGCAAAATTTTCCGCAATTTGATAttggtttttcttttctttttgtgttgatttgtttttcttaaaatgTGAATCCTTAGGTGTCTTTGAAATTGTTGATTCCGCATCTCAAGGCTGAAGGGGTTATCCATATGATGTCTCCAATAAATGCAGCTGCGTATTGCAAAAACTATATGACCGCAACCGCAGTGTAAACATTGTGATGCTCTGAAAACCGCGATATGTATCAGACGTATGTATGGATcacaaaaaattatgattttgtcaaaattgtattAGATGCATTATGTTATAGAAGATAATTTTCGGAATGcttaagacaaaaaaaaagaataataagtATGTGGTTTGATATTTATattgaaacaaattaaaaataacagtGATGATAATAAGAACGTTTTGGACGAAATTACCTTtcatttgcttcttctttttgctTGAAACGTGATTTCTTTGGGTGAAATGTTAGGAAAATGAGTATTTTATTCTCCAACTATCTGAAAATTTGAACGGGCCTTATAGTCCAGTGGTAGTAGACAAACACATTCCGGGTTCGATCTTCCTGCTGCGGAAACTAAGTCATATTGTCCTGTTCACCACGGCTGCGGATACGTCCGTATGAAAATCCGGAAGAAGGCTTGTCGTGGGCTGCACCTCCCACCCGGGGATTAGGTTTGTGTCTTTAATAAACCCGGATTTAACTCtttttttctacaaaaaaaaaaactatctgaAATCAACACATTTAATATTCAAGTATTTATAACATAAATGTGCATAAGCtttcacatatttaaataattatttatcctcaaaattgacaaaaaaataaagtaagatcacatatatagatttttttttttaacgtcaaaaggctattctattactcaaacttgaggtggtcttgATTGTTATGGACCTCCGCTTTAGACAAATTATGTTGTGCATTAGCAATATATACTTGTCTTTTAAAGATTTACTGGATTTTGACCCGCAGTTAGATAATGTatatgaaattttgaaattaaattaattttttctatatgaatttctatataagataATGTATATGTTTGGACACCTTTACCGTGGTGAACTGAACCGTatcaaactgaaaaaaataaaactatgcTGAATTTCATAACTAACTGAgcatattctatattttttaaaaccgaaaaacataaaccaaaccgagaatCAAATGAGTACTTaaatttttaaagtaaaaattatatacctacaaatattaattatatttaatttctaaataacaaaatatcctaaaatattatttataaaccaaattacgcaataaattaattatctgaatatttttattcaaaatattaaaaattattcgaattattttatatttgtttcaaaTAACCCAAATTATCCGGTATTTAAAGGgcaacatattttaaattttgtgaaatttcaataaaaacgtataatatacattattagaatttgtaaaacaaataaacatGTCCTATTTAAACCAGTCTTTTTGACTAATTTCATTTAAATGTCCAACCCGTTTAGaccaattttatatttttatgataagaTTAAtcatttatagtttatatataagaATGTAATATTAGATCTTAATAATTGATTGCatgtaattaattaaatcaatgtttAATAGTGGAATAGTTAACATTAAGGCTTTTAGCTTTCAGTTCACGTAAATATGTAAAAATTGTTATACATCAGAGGATTCTCCATTAGAACTTAtattaaacataactaaactattaaaatttttatagtATTAATAGAACTATATATGTGGTAAGGATCACATCATGTTAAACATGTTTGAGTCATATGTCATATATTCATGGGGTTATTGTTATATTGGAATAATAAATGAGTTCATTTGAATTATCTAGAATAtttttatagttagagaaataaaaAGTAAGaccaaataataatttattagcTAACGAAAAGGTCCAACAAAAATTTTTAAGTACATTTTTTAAgaatcaaattttaatagtatagatattcaGACAATGTTTTCATTGTGTTTTCATACTCGACTGAGACTTGTGGTCGAACCGATAGATCGAGTGACCCGTAAATAGTCCGGTTTagatttaataaaacaaaatatgtttGCTAATTAGATTAAAAGTATATTTGAAGATGAAATCGTGGGTTTCATAGTATATATAGAAATAATAGCATGAATGTATATATAGTGTTATTAGAAATGATTTTTATACATACATTTCTTTGTAtgtatattaattatcaaaataaccaaatatatattagtatgtATATTAAGTacataaaatttttgttttttttttaattctgaaaaattatctatactattaaaataaactaaaatttcattttgacacatatgttttattattaaaaattagagtttttaattaatgatttatatacattttacatataaaatggTTATTGTGGgcttttttgaaaaattgtgTTGTTAGTTTATTGGGCTCTAATTGACGAAAGAAGTTAAATGGTTAAtgactaaagaaaaaaaataatttaataattttctgtttttttggtttgatcatcgtatatattattaacaaaacaaaCCTAAGAATATATATACTTAGCATATTCTTAATATGTTCGTTTTCGTTTACATAGTTTGTTACGATTTATTTAaaagttcaaaattttaaattgtgaTTGCAACCAACCTTATCGTTTAAATAATATTGGCATCGTTGAATACTATGTATATATGATGTACGCTTTTGATGTATTtgaatttaatagtataaactagattttgacccgcgcttagaaagcgcgggtttatttttgaaattaaataaattcttcTTATACAATTTCTATATAAGATAATGTATAGGTTTGAATACATTTACCCGCGTGGACGGAACCATACCAAACTggaaagaaaaaactaaaattaaggtgaatttcataaataaccgatcatatcatatatttttggaaccgaaaccaaactgagaaccaaatgagtacttagatttttaaaatccaaattatatacctacaaatattaattatatataatttctaaacAACCAAATATCCtataaatactatttataaaccaaattatgcaaaaaaaaattaatgactcgaatattttttattaaaataattaatagttaATTATTTATCCTATATATTTTTTCCAAACAACCTAAACGACCCGATTTAAAGCACAagatattttacatttgtaaaaattcaataaaatgtATCATATGCATTGTTAGAATTTGTAAAGTAAATAAACATGTTCTAATTTatacctgttttttttttctaatttcattttaaatctcCAACCCGTTTAGAcctatttgattttttatgaTAAGATTAATCATTTAGTTCATATATAAGAATGTAACATTAAATCTTAATGATTGATTGcatgtaattaattaaattaatgtttCAGAGTTGAATAGTTAACATTAAGGCTTTTAGTTTTCAATTCAcgtgaaaaaaagaaaaaaaaattgttacaaaTCAGAGGATTCTCCATTACAACATAtattaaacataactaaaccATTAAAAACTGTATActaataattgaactatatGTGGTAATAATCACGTCATGTGTAAACATGTTTGAATAATTTGTCTATATTCATAGGGATTTATTGTTAgagtaattatataatagattatgggagaataataaatgagttcatttaaattataaaaaaaatatgtaaagtattttttatagttagagaaatataaggtaagaacaaaaatagttaagtctaatgaaatggtctaacaaccttgtttaagtagattttttaataatccttttcttttaatagtaaAGATTTGATGTGCAATTCCAACTAAATCTCCCgtcaataaaatatattttcaagttcCGTAAATAAATTTATGCATTTATTTGTTATAATAGATTCAATATATTAGAATGTAAATATAGTATCACCCGTAACGATGAATTTCTGTATTTGACAATTTTTGATCTACTATCTTATGCAAAATCTAGAAAATGATTTAGTATATTACTATATTTTGAGCTAATTATTTGACTTAGATATTTTGAATGAACAAAATgacataaaaatatttggatattttaaaGTTGTTAAgtcaaaaaatagaaaatttattaaattgttattttcttacattttaattaattataatacatATTTAAGATTCGCCAAATGTTGatatgtgaaagtttgaaaatatatagaacTATTTTTCTACCTAAACCGATAATCCATGAAGAGTATATAGTTTC comes from Brassica rapa cultivar Chiifu-401-42 chromosome A02, CAAS_Brap_v3.01, whole genome shotgun sequence and encodes:
- the LOC103854874 gene encoding squalene monooxygenase 1,1 isoform X3, coding for MDKAFMEVFLWTLLTFVLTWTTYHVTNRRKKATKLADVAVEEIRYGGPDVIIVGAGVGGSALAYALAKDGRRVHVIERDMREPERMMGEFMQPGGRLFLSKLDLQDCLEGIDAQKATGLTLYKDGKEAASPFPVEDNKFPYEPSARMFYNGRFVQRLRQKASSLPNVRLEEGTVRSLIEEKGVIKGVTYKNSLGEESTAFAPLTVVCDGCYSNLRRSLNDNNAEVISYTVGYVSKNCRLEEPEKLHLIMAKPSFTMLYQISSTDVRCAFELFSNYFPSIANGEMASFVKNDLAPQVPPKLRKIFLKGIEEGAKIKVTPAKRMSATLSRKKGVIVLGDAFNMRHPAIASGMMVLLSDILILRRLLKPLRNLGDANKVSEVIKCFYVIRKVNAQQNMQGSVYHWEEETTGVKPMSATVNTLGNAFSQVLVASTDQAKEAMRQGCYDYLSSGGFRTSGMMALFGGMNPRPLSLIYHLFAITLSSIGQLLSPFPSPLRIWHSLRLCGVRHYIFL
- the LOC103854874 gene encoding squalene epoxidase 5 isoform X2 is translated as MDKAFMEVFLWTLLTFVLTWTTYHVTNRRKKATKLADVAVEEIRYGGPDVIIVGAGVGGSALAYALAKDGRRVHVIERDMREPERMMGEFMQPGGRLFLSKLDLQDCLEGIDAQKATGLTLYKDGKEAASPFPVEDNKFPYEPSARMFYNGRFVQRLRQKASSLPNVRLEEGTVRSLIEEKGVIKGVTYKNSLGEESTAFAPLTVVCDGCYSNLRRSLNDNNAEVISYTVGYVSKNCRLEEPEKLHLIMAKPSFTMLYQISSTDVRCAFELFSNYFPSIANGEMASFVKNDLAPQVPPKLRKIFLKGIEEGAKIKVTPAKRMSATLSRKKGVIVLGDAFNMRHPAIASGMMVLLSDILILRRLLKPLRNLGDANKVSEVIKCFYVIRKPMSATVNTLGNAFSQVLVASTDQAKEAMRQGCYDYLSSGGFRTSGMMALFGGMNPRPLSLIYHLFAITLSSIGQLLSPFPSPLRIWHSLRLCGVSLKLLIPHLKAEGVIHMMSPINAAAYCKNYMTATAV
- the LOC103854874 gene encoding squalene epoxidase 5 isoform X1, with amino-acid sequence MDKAFMEVFLWTLLTFVLTWTTYHVTNRRKKATKLADVAVEEIRYGGPDVIIVGAGVGGSALAYALAKDGRRVHVIERDMREPERMMGEFMQPGGRLFLSKLDLQDCLEGIDAQKATGLTLYKDGKEAASPFPVEDNKFPYEPSARMFYNGRFVQRLRQKASSLPNVRLEEGTVRSLIEEKGVIKGVTYKNSLGEESTAFAPLTVVCDGCYSNLRRSLNDNNAEVISYTVGYVSKNCRLEEPEKLHLIMAKPSFTMLYQISSTDVRCAFELFSNYFPSIANGEMASFVKNDLAPQVPPKLRKIFLKGIEEGAKIKVTPAKRMSATLSRKKGVIVLGDAFNMRHPAIASGMMVLLSDILILRRLLKPLRNLGDANKVSEVIKCFYVIRKVNAQQNMQGSVYHWEEETTGVKPMSATVNTLGNAFSQVLVASTDQAKEAMRQGCYDYLSSGGFRTSGMMALFGGMNPRPLSLIYHLFAITLSSIGQLLSPFPSPLRIWHSLRLCGVSLKLLIPHLKAEGVIHMMSPINAAAYCKNYMTATAV